One Rhodothermales bacterium DNA window includes the following coding sequences:
- a CDS encoding GYD domain-containing protein, giving the protein MQTYILMTKLSPELSRRVKDRADLGRAWLDEVKAKCPEVRFISHYALLGPFDFLDIYEAPDEETAAKVSMISLSSGAFQAESWVAVPYKRFVELAESI; this is encoded by the coding sequence ATGCAGACTTACATCTTGATGACAAAACTTTCGCCGGAGCTGTCGCGGCGCGTGAAGGATCGCGCCGACCTTGGCCGTGCCTGGCTGGATGAAGTGAAGGCCAAATGTCCGGAAGTCAGATTCATTTCCCACTATGCCCTGCTCGGGCCGTTCGACTTCCTGGACATATACGAGGCCCCCGACGAGGAGACGGCTGCGAAAGTCTCCATGATCAGCCTTTCGAGCGGGGCCTTCCAGGCCGAAAGCTGGGTGGCAGTTCCTTATAAGAGATTCGTCGAACTCGCCGAGTCGATCTAA